Proteins found in one Promicromonospora sukumoe genomic segment:
- a CDS encoding hydrolase, producing the protein MTQAPKVGLDALLTPEESVLVLIDHQPFQVANLHSHEPTLVVNNTVGLAKLAKVFGVPTILTTVIEERGGRLIQAVQDVFPDQEPINRTSINTWEDRRVVEAVERTGRKKLILAGLWTEICVAMPALHALAEGYDVFVVTDASGGVSAEAHDMAVRRMERAGVVPLTWMVVSAEWQRDWARTETADQLGPVLFEHGGATGVALAWELQLLATPATPTTPTEGR; encoded by the coding sequence GTGACGCAAGCCCCCAAGGTCGGCCTCGACGCCCTGCTCACCCCCGAGGAGAGCGTGCTGGTGCTCATCGACCACCAGCCCTTCCAGGTGGCCAACCTGCACAGCCACGAGCCGACCCTGGTCGTGAACAACACCGTCGGCCTGGCCAAGCTCGCCAAGGTGTTCGGCGTGCCGACCATCCTGACCACGGTCATCGAGGAGCGCGGCGGCCGGCTGATCCAGGCGGTCCAGGACGTCTTCCCCGACCAGGAGCCGATCAACCGCACCTCCATCAACACCTGGGAGGACCGCCGGGTGGTCGAGGCCGTGGAGCGGACCGGCCGCAAGAAGCTGATCCTGGCCGGGCTCTGGACCGAGATCTGCGTCGCGATGCCGGCCCTCCACGCCCTGGCCGAGGGGTACGACGTCTTCGTCGTCACGGACGCCAGCGGCGGGGTCTCCGCCGAGGCGCACGACATGGCGGTGCGCCGCATGGAGCGGGCCGGCGTCGTGCCCCTGACCTGGATGGTCGTGTCCGCCGAGTGGCAGCGCGACTGGGCCCGTACGGAGACCGCCGACCAGCTCGGGCCGGTCCTGTTCGAGCACGGCGGCGCCACCGGCGTCGCGCTCGCCTGGGAGCTCCAGCTCCTCGCCACGCCGGCCACGCCGACCACGCCGACCGAGGGACGATGA
- a CDS encoding MSMEG_0567/sll0787 family protein — MLDVPTLTGAALPSAAPWTVRPAEPRHVTAYRALRRDVFVAEQGLFDGHDLDRTDEDDRTEVLVAVDAADRVLGGVRLAPAVEALEAAGRDIGWWTGSRLVVARGARGAAGIGAALVRAACARAAELGVLRFEATVQVRNRPLFDRLGWQAWGTADVQGRPHVLMRWPVTRAADLVAATKSALAALVEPLREHTGPAALGGAGFVGDDGAPVPGTDVVAACDAILPAMIERDPEWAGWCAVLVNVNDLTAMGAQPTGLMDALGAPTPSFARRVLNGLHSGSQAWGVPVLGGHTQLGVPASLSVTALGRTDRPVPGGGGRAGHALSLTADLSGGWRRGFEGRQWDSTSSRTGAELRHLAGTVGAARPHAAKDVSMAGVVGTTAMLAEASGTGATIDVAAVPAPDGAAAGDWLTCFPGFAMLTTDPPGTGRMTSPLATTAECGELTAEPGVRLRWPDGETTAAVDGPATGLGRA; from the coding sequence ATGCTCGACGTCCCCACCCTGACCGGCGCGGCGCTGCCGTCGGCCGCACCCTGGACGGTCCGCCCGGCCGAGCCGCGGCACGTCACCGCGTACCGCGCGCTGCGCCGCGACGTGTTCGTTGCGGAGCAGGGCCTGTTCGACGGGCACGACCTCGACCGCACCGACGAGGACGACCGCACCGAGGTGCTGGTCGCCGTGGACGCCGCCGACCGCGTGCTCGGCGGGGTGCGCCTCGCGCCCGCCGTCGAGGCGCTGGAGGCCGCGGGCCGGGACATCGGCTGGTGGACCGGCAGCCGGCTCGTCGTCGCCCGCGGGGCGCGCGGCGCGGCCGGGATCGGCGCCGCCCTGGTCCGGGCCGCCTGCGCCCGGGCGGCCGAGCTCGGCGTGCTGCGCTTCGAGGCCACCGTCCAGGTCCGCAACCGACCGCTGTTCGACCGGCTCGGCTGGCAGGCCTGGGGCACTGCCGACGTGCAGGGCCGGCCGCACGTGCTCATGCGCTGGCCCGTCACCCGCGCGGCGGACCTCGTGGCCGCCACCAAGTCCGCGCTCGCGGCCCTGGTCGAGCCGCTGCGCGAGCACACCGGTCCCGCCGCGCTGGGCGGCGCCGGGTTCGTGGGTGACGACGGCGCCCCCGTGCCCGGCACCGACGTCGTCGCCGCGTGCGACGCGATCCTGCCCGCGATGATCGAGCGCGACCCCGAGTGGGCCGGGTGGTGCGCGGTGCTGGTCAACGTCAACGACCTCACGGCCATGGGCGCGCAGCCCACGGGCCTGATGGACGCGCTCGGCGCGCCGACGCCGTCCTTCGCGCGCCGCGTGCTCAACGGCCTGCACAGCGGCTCCCAGGCCTGGGGCGTGCCGGTGCTCGGCGGGCACACCCAGCTCGGCGTCCCGGCTTCCTTGTCGGTCACCGCGCTGGGCCGCACCGACCGCCCCGTCCCCGGCGGCGGCGGACGCGCGGGGCACGCCCTGTCGCTGACCGCCGACCTGTCGGGCGGCTGGCGCCGGGGCTTCGAGGGCCGGCAGTGGGACTCCACGTCGTCGCGCACCGGGGCCGAGCTGCGGCACCTGGCCGGCACCGTGGGCGCGGCCCGCCCGCACGCCGCCAAGGACGTGAGCATGGCCGGCGTCGTCGGCACCACCGCCATGCTCGCCGAGGCCTCCGGGACGGGAGCCACGATCGACGTCGCCGCCGTGCCCGCGCCCGACGGCGCCGCGGCGGGGGACTGGCTCACCTGCTTCCCCGGCTTCGCGATGCTCACCACCGACCCGCCCGGTACCGGGCGCATGACCTCGCCCCTGGCCACGACCGCCGAGTGCGGCGAGCTGACCGCGGAGCCCGGCGTCCGCCTGCGCTGGCCCGACGGCGAGACCACCGCCGCCGTCGACGGCCCGGCCACGGGCCTGGGCCGCGCCTGA
- a CDS encoding LLM class flavin-dependent oxidoreductase: protein MRLSLLDRSRTRTGYPDSAALNHTIERAVSAERLGYHRFWVAEHHAVPGIASASPPVLLGALGARTTSIRIGSGGVMLPHHQPLVVAEQFLMLDALYPDRADLGVGRTLGFTAPVRRALRHGSDAPDTFVEDVEELRSYLDGTAAVTARPVADRTVPVFVLATGRGLAVAARLGLPVVVGGPLLDRPELTDALAAYRKEFRPSPRAPEPSVTVSTDVLVADTDADARELALPEAWAMARSRQTGEFGPLEPVAAIRAQTWTSQLRERVESQLAQGAVGSAATVARRLDRLAEATGAEEIMAFSSTYDRAAQAASDVALRELVHG, encoded by the coding sequence GTGAGGCTCTCCCTGCTGGACCGCTCCCGCACCCGTACGGGCTACCCCGACAGCGCTGCGCTGAACCACACGATCGAGCGGGCGGTGTCGGCCGAGCGGCTCGGCTACCACCGGTTCTGGGTGGCCGAGCACCACGCCGTGCCGGGGATCGCCTCGGCGTCGCCGCCCGTCCTGCTCGGCGCGCTCGGGGCCCGCACCACGAGCATCCGGATCGGCTCGGGCGGGGTGATGCTGCCGCACCACCAGCCGCTGGTGGTCGCCGAGCAGTTCCTGATGCTCGACGCCCTCTACCCGGACCGGGCGGACCTCGGCGTGGGGCGCACCCTCGGCTTCACGGCGCCCGTGCGCCGGGCGCTGCGGCACGGGTCGGACGCCCCGGACACCTTCGTGGAGGACGTCGAGGAGCTGCGCTCCTACCTCGACGGCACGGCGGCGGTCACCGCCCGGCCGGTCGCGGACCGCACCGTGCCGGTCTTCGTGCTCGCCACCGGGCGGGGACTCGCCGTCGCCGCGCGGCTGGGGCTGCCCGTCGTCGTCGGCGGGCCGTTGCTCGACCGGCCCGAGCTGACGGACGCGCTCGCGGCCTACCGCAAGGAGTTCCGGCCCTCGCCGCGCGCGCCGGAACCGTCGGTCACGGTCTCGACCGACGTGCTGGTGGCGGACACCGACGCCGACGCCCGCGAGCTGGCGCTGCCGGAGGCGTGGGCGATGGCCCGGTCCCGGCAGACGGGCGAGTTCGGCCCGCTGGAGCCCGTCGCGGCGATCCGTGCCCAGACCTGGACCAGCCAGCTGCGCGAGCGGGTCGAGTCGCAGCTCGCGCAGGGCGCCGTCGGCTCGGCCGCCACGGTGGCGCGCCGGCTCGACCGGCTGGCGGAGGCCACGGGGGCGGAGGAGATCATGGCGTTCAGCTCGACCTACGACCGTGCCGCGCAGGCGGCCTCCGACGTCGCGCTGCGCGAGCTGGTGCACGGCTAG
- a CDS encoding MSMEG_0568 family radical SAM protein yields the protein MSPTDQLSTRVSLALLGVRSDAPVRRAGGAGPSDDGHFVIGGAGAAIPLNPDSPYVVTQGRLTLDGADLGMDVEPVTRPRFYDLVTSDGTPYDKIAKLHGKDVLATTVVQTCVRYDESERCRFCSIESSLRSGTTIAVKTPAMLAEVARAAHELDGVSQMVMTTGTSNGWDRGAKHLARCVRAVKKAVPGLQVQVQCEPPADLRAITDLYEAGARSIGIHVESMDDDVRRRWMPGKATVSLDEYRAAWREAVRVFGRNQVSTYLLVGLGEDPDEMVEAAGELIEMGVYPFVVPFRPLAGTLATDVDGVPAPHRALVADITRRVGALLGAAGMRGADQKAGCAACGACSALSQVGG from the coding sequence ATGTCGCCCACCGATCAGCTCTCCACCCGAGTGAGCCTCGCGCTCCTCGGGGTGCGCAGCGACGCTCCGGTCCGCCGTGCCGGCGGTGCGGGGCCGAGCGACGACGGACACTTCGTCATCGGCGGTGCGGGTGCCGCGATCCCGCTCAACCCCGACAGCCCGTACGTCGTCACGCAGGGTCGCCTGACCCTGGACGGCGCGGACCTCGGGATGGACGTGGAACCCGTCACCCGCCCGCGATTCTATGACCTGGTCACTTCTGACGGGACCCCCTACGACAAGATCGCCAAGCTGCACGGCAAGGACGTGCTCGCCACCACGGTGGTGCAGACGTGCGTGCGCTACGACGAGAGCGAGCGGTGCCGGTTCTGCTCCATCGAGTCCTCGCTGCGGTCGGGCACCACCATCGCGGTCAAGACGCCGGCCATGCTCGCCGAGGTGGCCCGCGCCGCCCACGAGCTGGACGGCGTCTCGCAGATGGTGATGACCACCGGCACCTCCAACGGCTGGGACCGGGGCGCCAAGCACCTGGCCCGCTGCGTGCGCGCCGTCAAGAAGGCGGTGCCCGGGCTCCAGGTCCAGGTGCAGTGCGAGCCCCCGGCCGACCTGCGCGCGATCACCGACCTGTACGAGGCGGGCGCGCGGTCCATCGGCATCCACGTCGAGTCCATGGACGACGACGTGCGCCGCCGCTGGATGCCCGGCAAGGCGACCGTCTCGCTCGACGAGTACCGCGCCGCCTGGCGCGAGGCGGTGCGCGTGTTCGGCCGCAACCAGGTCTCGACCTACCTGCTCGTGGGCCTCGGCGAGGACCCGGACGAGATGGTCGAGGCCGCGGGGGAGCTCATCGAGATGGGCGTCTACCCGTTCGTCGTCCCGTTCCGGCCCCTGGCGGGCACGCTCGCCACCGACGTCGACGGCGTGCCCGCGCCGCACCGCGCCCTGGTCGCCGACATCACGCGCCGCGTCGGCGCGCTGCTGGGCGCCGCCGGGATGCGCGGGGCCGACCAGAAGGCCGGCTGCGCCGCCTGCGGCGCGTGCAGCGCCCTCTCGCAGGTCGGGGGCTGA
- a CDS encoding glutaminase: protein MKTPVPDYLDEVLDSLRGDTSGANATYIPELAEADPERFGIALTTTLGRTYAAGDADTEFSIQSISKPFAYAAAIIDRGLDRVLESVRVEPSGEAFDELSLDGATHRPKNAMINAGAITTHSLLAGPGAGPEERVDRAVSFFSRLAGRELRIDERVCTSELGTAHRNLSIAHMLRNYGVVEGDVPALVEGYTRQCSVLVTVRDLSVMSATLATGGIQPVTGERLMDPAVARHVMAVMASAGMYDGAGDWLVSVGIPAKSGVAGGIVGVLPDRVGIGTFSPRLDQHGNSHRGRLAFERLSRDMGMHLFASDQGRADAVDVVRSDGTVTFALRGNVQVTAATELLDLMAATDGTGDVDDVVLDVTRVHLFTDLGRRMTLEGLRRLRLDGRRVGVHDPSGVLPFPDLGDGTYPDVV from the coding sequence ATGAAGACCCCCGTGCCCGACTACCTGGACGAGGTGCTGGACAGCCTGCGCGGCGACACCAGCGGCGCCAACGCGACGTACATCCCCGAGCTGGCCGAGGCCGACCCGGAACGCTTCGGGATCGCGCTGACCACCACCCTCGGTCGTACGTACGCCGCCGGCGACGCCGACACGGAGTTCTCCATCCAGTCCATCTCCAAGCCGTTCGCGTACGCGGCCGCGATCATCGACCGCGGCCTGGACCGGGTGCTGGAGTCGGTGAGGGTCGAGCCGTCGGGCGAGGCCTTCGACGAGCTCTCGCTCGACGGGGCCACGCACCGGCCGAAGAACGCGATGATCAACGCCGGTGCCATCACGACGCACTCCCTCCTGGCCGGTCCGGGGGCCGGCCCGGAGGAGCGCGTCGACCGGGCCGTGTCGTTCTTCTCCCGGCTGGCCGGGCGGGAGCTGCGGATCGACGAGCGGGTGTGCACCTCCGAGCTCGGCACGGCGCACCGCAACCTCTCGATCGCCCACATGCTGCGCAACTACGGCGTCGTCGAGGGCGACGTCCCCGCGCTCGTCGAGGGGTACACCCGCCAGTGCTCGGTGCTGGTCACCGTCCGGGACCTGTCCGTGATGTCGGCGACGCTCGCCACGGGCGGCATCCAGCCGGTCACCGGCGAGCGCCTCATGGACCCCGCCGTCGCCCGGCACGTCATGGCGGTGATGGCCTCGGCCGGGATGTACGACGGGGCGGGCGACTGGCTCGTCAGCGTCGGCATCCCCGCCAAGAGCGGCGTCGCCGGGGGCATCGTCGGCGTGCTGCCCGACCGGGTGGGCATCGGCACCTTCTCGCCGCGGCTGGACCAGCACGGCAACAGCCACCGCGGGCGCCTCGCCTTCGAGCGCCTGTCCCGCGACATGGGGATGCACCTGTTCGCCTCCGACCAGGGCCGGGCCGACGCCGTCGACGTGGTCCGGTCGGACGGCACGGTCACGTTCGCGCTGCGGGGCAACGTCCAGGTCACCGCGGCCACGGAGCTGCTGGACCTGATGGCCGCCACGGACGGCACGGGCGACGTCGACGACGTCGTGCTCGACGTCACCCGGGTGCACTTGTTCACCGACCTCGGCCGCCGGATGACGCTCGAAGGGCTGCGGCGGCTGCGGCTGGACGGGCGCCGCGTCGGCGTCCACGACCCGTCGGGCGTGCTGCCGTTCCCCGACCTGGGCGACGGCACCTACCCGGACGTCGTCTGA
- a CDS encoding helix-turn-helix transcriptional regulator, with the protein MGNGVTTAVLHAHDPTAMEQLIDGLFPGVALRPLPMFRDFVLRTAVMPDLSWVDHTIDWAGQGQLASPEQVLAFTLNGAGRLEHAGHELPLAGGVLFDDASPVSIRWDHLDVEGFSVDRAYVRSVASSLAGRPQPSHLFTAGGPIDAAHDRLWQDTARFVSRTMRDHSETLSGPILQRSLLHHLALTLLHTFPNVVLSDLPDLDVRRAVPAVVRRAVAYIDDHAHEPVTVDDVANAVGLSTRGLQVAFRRHLDTTPSMLLRRARLDGAHRDLLRADPHATTVAAVARRWGFIHLGHFATAYRGAYDERPTETLLR; encoded by the coding sequence ATGGGCAACGGGGTCACGACGGCGGTGCTGCACGCACACGACCCGACCGCGATGGAGCAGCTCATCGACGGTCTCTTCCCGGGCGTGGCGCTTCGCCCCCTGCCGATGTTCCGCGACTTCGTGCTGCGCACCGCGGTGATGCCGGACCTGTCCTGGGTCGACCACACCATCGACTGGGCCGGCCAGGGACAGCTCGCCTCCCCGGAACAGGTGCTCGCCTTCACCCTGAACGGAGCCGGCCGGCTGGAGCACGCCGGGCACGAGCTACCGCTCGCCGGCGGGGTGCTGTTCGACGACGCCTCACCGGTCAGCATCCGGTGGGACCACCTGGATGTCGAAGGATTCTCGGTGGACCGCGCCTACGTCCGCTCGGTGGCCTCCAGCCTCGCCGGCCGGCCTCAGCCGTCCCACCTGTTCACGGCGGGCGGTCCGATCGACGCCGCGCACGACCGCCTCTGGCAGGACACCGCCCGGTTCGTCAGCAGGACGATGCGGGACCACAGCGAGACGCTGTCCGGCCCGATCCTGCAGCGCTCGCTCCTCCACCACCTCGCGCTCACCCTGCTGCACACGTTCCCGAACGTCGTGCTGTCCGACCTTCCCGACCTCGACGTACGCCGCGCGGTGCCCGCCGTCGTCCGCCGGGCTGTCGCGTACATCGACGACCACGCGCACGAGCCCGTCACCGTCGACGACGTCGCGAACGCGGTCGGCCTGTCCACGCGCGGGCTGCAGGTGGCGTTCCGGCGCCACCTGGACACCACGCCGAGCATGCTCCTGCGGCGAGCCCGCCTCGACGGGGCCCACCGCGACCTCCTGCGGGCCGACCCGCACGCCACCACCGTCGCGGCCGTCGCCCGCCGCTGGGGCTTCATCCACCTCGGCCACTTCGCGACCGCGTACCGCGGCGCCTACGACGAACGACCGACGGAGACCCTGCTCCGCTGA
- a CDS encoding dTMP kinase has protein sequence MTTTQPSPYRIVLEGIDGVGKSTVVRALRDGLEPERSVLPETMAPVTLDLFRAYGRDVHGAPQAYWSAVSRRTKTQVFLTEGVVRATYLADAYGAYEVVLHDRWWQTFQAYSEPEDFDDRCAFLRDALPDVDLVLYLRGDVEACAACLVADDDWLVREVGADSIVAFLQRLQDRYDALFADHPDTVVVDAGVGGPDAVAEAVLAEICRRLPASRGAAERPSVPTRFAHPDPRDVVAVLLQDPVTNDREFFDYLRSRFPDHRQGPVAKL, from the coding sequence ATGACGACGACGCAGCCCAGCCCATACCGGATCGTGCTCGAAGGCATCGACGGGGTGGGAAAGTCGACGGTGGTCCGTGCCCTGCGCGACGGCCTGGAGCCGGAGCGGTCCGTGCTGCCGGAGACCATGGCGCCCGTGACGCTCGACCTGTTCAGGGCGTACGGGCGGGATGTGCACGGAGCCCCGCAGGCGTACTGGTCGGCGGTGTCGAGACGCACGAAGACGCAGGTCTTCCTGACCGAGGGCGTCGTGCGCGCCACCTACCTCGCCGACGCGTACGGGGCGTACGAAGTGGTGCTCCACGACCGGTGGTGGCAGACGTTCCAGGCGTACTCGGAGCCCGAGGACTTCGACGACCGGTGCGCGTTCCTGCGCGACGCGCTCCCGGACGTGGACCTGGTCCTGTACCTGCGCGGCGACGTCGAGGCGTGCGCGGCTTGCCTGGTCGCGGACGACGACTGGCTCGTCCGCGAGGTGGGCGCCGACTCGATCGTCGCGTTCCTCCAGCGGCTCCAGGACCGGTACGACGCGCTGTTCGCCGACCATCCGGACACGGTCGTCGTCGACGCCGGGGTTGGTGGGCCGGACGCGGTGGCCGAGGCGGTGCTCGCCGAGATCTGCCGGCGGCTGCCGGCGTCGCGGGGCGCCGCGGAACGGCCCTCGGTACCCACGCGCTTCGCGCACCCCGACCCGCGGGACGTGGTCGCCGTCCTGCTCCAGGATCCCGTCACGAACGACCGTGAGTTCTTCGACTACCTGCGGTCCCGGTTCCCGGATCACCGTCAAGGACCGGTCGCGAAGTTGTAA
- a CDS encoding nuclear transport factor 2 family protein — protein MTVRMIGRTYRFDMGWLKVRFTFESASQGSFVVEEGGGLAPNGHAETVTLDLKEIRDGVYLNSWTEASGATVTHVEDFANATLHSNVTVDGTLYTFVGTITEVTGAVAEADAADRAGRAERAEQAERARRNTETVLTAMRELFAEKDVTALDRYWAEPYVQHSPQMPDGLGTLRSAVPGLEGFTWEPQRTAAEGDLVFTHSIVHGWTAGPAVIVDVFRLEDGRIVEHWDVVQDLVPAGSTVSGHPMV, from the coding sequence ATGACCGTGCGGATGATCGGCAGGACCTACCGGTTCGACATGGGCTGGCTGAAGGTGCGGTTCACCTTCGAGTCGGCGTCGCAGGGCAGCTTCGTCGTCGAGGAGGGCGGCGGGCTCGCGCCGAACGGCCACGCGGAGACGGTCACGCTCGACCTGAAGGAGATCCGGGACGGCGTCTACCTGAACTCCTGGACCGAGGCGAGCGGCGCGACGGTGACGCACGTGGAGGACTTCGCGAACGCGACCCTGCACTCCAACGTCACCGTCGACGGGACCCTCTACACCTTCGTGGGCACCATCACCGAGGTGACCGGCGCCGTCGCCGAGGCCGACGCGGCGGACCGCGCCGGCCGGGCGGAACGGGCCGAACAGGCCGAACGGGCCCGGCGCAACACCGAGACCGTGCTCACCGCGATGCGGGAGCTCTTCGCCGAGAAGGACGTCACGGCGCTGGACCGGTACTGGGCCGAGCCGTACGTGCAGCACAGCCCGCAGATGCCCGACGGGCTGGGGACGCTGCGCTCGGCCGTGCCCGGCCTGGAGGGGTTCACCTGGGAGCCGCAGCGCACCGCGGCCGAGGGCGACCTCGTGTTCACGCACAGCATCGTGCACGGCTGGACGGCCGGGCCGGCGGTGATCGTGGACGTCTTCCGGCTGGAGGACGGCCGCATCGTCGAGCACTGGGACGTCGTCCAGGACCTCGTCCCGGCAGGGTCGACGGTGAGCGGTCACCCTATGGTGTGA
- a CDS encoding LysR substrate-binding domain-containing protein: MPIDISPRVLRYFLAVAEELHFGRAATRLYISQPSLSHQIRRLEETLETPLFVRSSRRVRLTAAGRALLEEAPTALAALEQAVQRTRLAGSGTAATVRLGYTPVSSLDTLTTLLDALQDDHPGLTVEARELFSAEIPERISAGELDVGLALSPPPVDGVAAEALRREPVAALLSTRHRLCAEPTIPLSALRDETLLLFPRRLAPAYYDGIVAACKEAGFVPDIRTFEDPPVNGMLARLSGGREVGLAPASFAARAAKASAHVTVREIVGSPVTAELSVLWLADDAAPAVAGVLATARRTAGRLGWLPAVVP; the protein is encoded by the coding sequence CTGCCTATCGATATCAGCCCGCGCGTCCTGCGCTACTTCCTGGCCGTGGCCGAGGAGCTGCACTTCGGCCGTGCGGCCACCCGGCTCTATATCTCGCAGCCGTCCCTGAGCCATCAGATCCGCCGCCTCGAGGAGACCCTGGAGACCCCGCTGTTCGTGCGGTCGAGCCGCCGGGTGCGGCTCACCGCCGCGGGCCGGGCGCTGCTCGAGGAGGCGCCGACGGCGCTGGCCGCCCTGGAGCAGGCCGTGCAGCGCACGCGGCTGGCCGGGTCGGGGACGGCGGCCACCGTCCGGCTCGGCTACACGCCGGTCTCCAGCCTCGACACGCTGACCACGCTGCTGGACGCCCTCCAGGACGACCACCCCGGCCTCACGGTCGAGGCCCGGGAGCTGTTCAGCGCGGAGATCCCCGAACGGATCAGCGCCGGCGAGCTCGACGTCGGCCTCGCCCTCTCGCCGCCGCCCGTCGACGGCGTGGCCGCCGAGGCGTTGCGCCGGGAGCCCGTCGCCGCGCTCCTGAGCACCCGCCACCGCCTCTGCGCCGAGCCCACCATCCCGCTGTCGGCACTCCGCGACGAGACGCTGCTCCTGTTCCCTCGTCGTCTGGCCCCGGCGTACTACGACGGCATCGTGGCGGCGTGCAAGGAGGCCGGCTTCGTGCCCGACATCCGCACGTTCGAGGACCCGCCCGTCAACGGCATGCTCGCCCGGCTCTCCGGCGGGCGCGAGGTCGGCCTGGCCCCGGCGTCGTTCGCGGCGCGGGCCGCGAAGGCCAGCGCGCACGTCACGGTGCGCGAGATCGTCGGCTCGCCCGTCACGGCCGAGCTCTCGGTGCTGTGGCTCGCGGACGACGCGGCGCCCGCCGTCGCCGGCGTGCTCGCGACGGCCCGCCGGACGGCCGGGCGTCTCGGCTGGCTGCCCGCCGTCGTCCCGTAG
- a CDS encoding alpha/beta hydrolase, with translation MIRYGLTLTAAAGIAGGLLAATPAAGDSDPPAAPEWAACPAGVATTLPLECATIPVPLDYDEPEGEQIEIAISRMASVSPTERRGILLTNPGGPGYSGLSLPGELYDRGIPYSVLNAYDVIGMDPRGVGQSSPVSCGFTLGQAYTSNIPPYAVDAAGVAAHAEVVKDVAAQCAANDPEGRMQHMTTANAARDMDTIRAALGEEKMSFFGLSYGSGLGAAYASLFPERSDRVLVDSNMGGTSLDRDTQRRFGLGLEKRFPDFTKWAAKRDDSYGLGSTPREVRATYFELAKQYDEQPVPGFGGTEFRLYTFLGTYKDAPFATIAQMWQSLKVGDPEAALRQAEQLDTSVPADPAAAATEPAEATEPVPNPSDNALSSYLAYTCNDTEWPEDLSTYQKDVETDRKRYPLFGAASANINPCAFWHNDPVDPPLDVNPEGPRNVMVLQNLRDPATPLLGGELVREAFGDRASLVSVDAGEHGVYVFDDNACALNTATSFLVDGELPRRDMFCRAS, from the coding sequence ATGATCAGGTACGGCCTGACCCTGACGGCGGCAGCCGGGATCGCCGGAGGGCTGCTGGCGGCCACGCCGGCCGCCGGCGACAGCGACCCGCCGGCGGCGCCGGAGTGGGCCGCGTGTCCGGCCGGCGTGGCGACCACCCTGCCGCTGGAGTGCGCCACGATCCCGGTGCCGCTGGACTACGACGAGCCCGAGGGCGAGCAGATCGAGATCGCCATCTCCCGGATGGCGAGCGTCAGCCCCACGGAGCGGCGGGGCATCCTGCTGACCAACCCGGGCGGCCCCGGCTACTCGGGCCTGAGCCTGCCGGGAGAGCTCTACGACCGGGGCATCCCGTACAGCGTGCTGAACGCCTACGACGTGATCGGCATGGACCCGCGCGGTGTGGGCCAGTCCTCGCCCGTGAGCTGCGGGTTCACCCTGGGGCAGGCGTACACGAGCAACATCCCGCCGTACGCCGTCGACGCCGCGGGCGTCGCCGCGCACGCCGAGGTCGTCAAGGACGTGGCGGCGCAGTGCGCGGCGAACGACCCCGAGGGCCGCATGCAGCACATGACCACGGCCAACGCGGCGCGCGACATGGACACGATCCGTGCGGCGCTCGGCGAGGAGAAGATGAGCTTCTTCGGCCTGTCGTACGGCAGCGGGCTGGGCGCGGCGTACGCCTCGCTGTTCCCCGAGCGGAGCGACCGCGTGCTCGTGGACAGCAACATGGGCGGCACCTCGCTCGACCGCGACACGCAGCGCCGGTTCGGGCTCGGCCTGGAGAAGCGTTTCCCCGACTTCACGAAGTGGGCGGCGAAGCGCGACGACAGCTACGGGCTCGGCAGCACGCCCCGCGAGGTCCGTGCGACGTACTTCGAGCTGGCGAAGCAGTACGACGAGCAGCCGGTCCCCGGCTTCGGCGGTACCGAGTTCCGGCTCTACACGTTCCTCGGCACCTACAAGGACGCTCCCTTCGCGACGATCGCCCAGATGTGGCAGTCGCTGAAGGTCGGCGACCCCGAGGCCGCGCTGCGCCAGGCGGAGCAGCTCGACACCAGCGTGCCCGCCGACCCGGCGGCGGCGGCGACCGAGCCGGCTGAGGCGACGGAGCCGGTCCCGAACCCCAGCGACAACGCCCTGTCCTCGTACCTGGCCTACACCTGCAACGACACCGAGTGGCCGGAGGACCTCTCGACCTACCAGAAGGACGTCGAGACCGACCGGAAGCGCTACCCGCTGTTCGGTGCGGCGTCCGCCAACATCAACCCGTGCGCCTTCTGGCACAACGACCCGGTGGACCCGCCGCTGGACGTCAACCCGGAGGGTCCGCGCAACGTCATGGTGCTGCAGAACCTCCGCGACCCGGCCACCCCGCTGCTCGGCGGCGAGCTGGTCCGCGAGGCGTTCGGCGACCGGGCGAGCCTGGTCAGCGTCGACGCCGGTGAGCACGGCGTCTACGTCTTCGACGACAACGCCTGCGCGCTGAACACCGCGACGTCGTTCCTGGTGGACGGCGAGCTGCCGCGGCGCGACATGTTCTGCCGCGCCTCCTGA